The following are encoded in a window of Danaus plexippus chromosome 22 unlocalized genomic scaffold, MEX_DaPlex mxdp_33, whole genome shotgun sequence genomic DNA:
- the LOC116773416 gene encoding protein lingerer isoform X7: MSLGARATKGGVKKDGKQDKGKVAEKPAPKEKTKPQATTEQLRMANMIDCKSEDASDVRRMVTELMEMTCRTEEEVCSALHDSDNDLQAACNLLLEESQRIQGEWQTSEKKKKKPSQPAGNGDAERERDARSRSGPRSRRGEGESNQPPGGGRGRGAGRGRGGSRGGRGAGRGARRGGPQRPHGHPRDVDWTHAPDTAGGNIDSFPTTEDWDNEEWSGSLSDTKVFTPSSNALPAEAEPPAVTEDWESGEANGREHIPTYTYHNTHQHIPQLSNTNAVSAATTPVTTAAAKTDEGYGQHQPMGMSGSLSAAQTQYLSQFTTQARHDSGVYGGYGVYASEATRKQRVRVPPPSKIPSSAVEMPGGTETSSNMFIDVQFGALEPDALHEPPPPVQGAPPPTTTQSPTTSIQTNKQQVTSQADSQPVPSHETTTEAPSNSYPNANSMLSESISVVDPTPASQPVTSDTAVTNSSSLDKLSASMKQLGVSGTASPAAQDSHRHHYTHHRPKSVGQQQNVYAPHHVSHHPPVYGANVYAPQVNSTNASLTGASMASGYPSSVTLTQYQPIINSYQYDSSVASSNSLTSTSTTQTSTAKVTTTTVSNAASTGASSATSAAGGGAGAGAGAAYAGGALYGGAYAYDEQIMRGTLPHHMGGYYEVGYGAREGTFGLGAGERFGRTDAASPQQVPAALPPGYAYFYQPPPTSYQYGVYPPYGGGSSVGGVGGVGGVGGVGGVGGVGGVGVSGGGKVSAYSQQQQPPYDGQDTYKPGGPYTGSANKTGGGANDLTNTMYAKTHVALNKVNSYEKAGFHSGTPPPFGAGSHLYIPAPPHHHPHHHAPQQHQMDGRLNSSHNRRESGSAGRSSSKPQSSKPTYSQSYWTPN; this comes from the exons ATGAGTTTGGGTGCTCGCGCCACCAAGGGTGGTGTGAAGAAAGACGGGAAGCAGGACAAAGGAAAGGTGGCCGAGAAACCTGCACCCAAGGAAAAGACTAAACCACAG gCAACCACAGAACAGCTAAGGATGGCCAACATGATTGACTGCAAGAGTGAAGACGCCTCCGATGTACGGAGAATG gTGACAGAGTTGATGGAAATGACCTGTCGCACCGAGGAGGAGGTGTGCTCGGCCCTTCATGACTCAGACAACGACCTGCAGGCTGCCTGCAACCTGCTGCTGGAGGAAAGCCAGCGGATACAG GGCGAGTGGCAGACCAGcgagaagaagaagaagaaaccTTCTCAGCCAGCCGGCAATGGCGATGCTGAACGGGAAAGAGATGCTCGCAGCAGATCGGGGCCTCGATCAC GCCGTGGCGAGGGCGAGTCCAACCAGCCCCCCGGCGGCGGTCGGGGGCGAGGTGCCGGGCGGGGGAGGGGTGGTTCCCGGGGGGGAAGGGGCGCCGGCCGGGGGGCGCGGCGGGGGGGTCCGCAGAGACCACACGGACATCCGCGTGACGTGGACTGGACACACGCACCTGACACCG CAGGTGGTAACATTGATTCGTTCCCCACCACAGAGGATTGGGACAATGAGGAATGGTCGGGCTCTCTATCTGATACTaag GTGTTTACTCCCAGCTCCAACGCACTTCCGGCGGAAGCCGAGCCGCCGGCTGTCACG GAGGATTGGGAGTCTGGAGAGGCGAACGGCCGCGAACACATACCGACCTACACATACCACAACACACACCAACACATACCG cAACTGAGCAACACAAACGCCGTGTCGGCGGCTACTACGCCCGTGACGACCGCCGCCGCTAAGACGGACGAGGGATACGGACAACATCAG CCGATGGGTATGTCTGGTAGTCTCAGCGCGGCGCAGACACAGTACCTGTCTCAGTTCACCACGCAGGCCAGGCACGACTCGG gtgTGTACGGAGGTTACGGCGTGTACGCCAGTGAGGCGACCCGCAAGCAACGGGTTAGAGTGCCGCCGCCCTCAAAG ATACCATCGTCGGCGGTGGAGATGCCAGGTGGTACTGAGACATCGAGCAATATGTTCATCGACGTACAGTTTGGAGCCCTGGAACCCGACGCCCTACACGAGCCTCCGCCCCCCGTGCAGGGGGCGCCGCCTCCCACCACCACGCAATCACCTACAACCAGCATACAGACTAACAAACAG CAGGTAACGTCACAAGCTGACAGCCAGCCCGTACCAAGCCACGAGACGACGACGGAGGCGCCCAGCAATAGTTATCCTAATGCCAATAGTATG TTAAGTGAGAGTATATCAGTAGTGGACCCTACACCCGCCAGCCAGCCGGTCACCTCGGACACAGCGGTCACTAACAGTAGCT CGTTGGATAAGTTGTCGGCGTCAATGAAGCAGCTAGGCGTGTCGGGGACGGCCAGCCCGGCCGCACAGGACTCGCACCGACATCACTACACACACCACCGACCGAAg TCTGTAGGTCAACAACAGAACGTGTACGCGCCTCACCACGTGTCGCACCACCCGCCCGTGTACGGAGCTAATGTGTACGCGCCGCAG GTGAACTCAACGAACGCGTCGCTAACCGGTGCTTCAATGGCGAGCGGATATCCGTCCAGTGTTACTCTCACACAGTACCAACCGATCATCAACTCGTATCAG TATGACAGTTCAGTGGCGTCCAGCAACAGCTTAACGAGCACCTCCACGACACAAACGTCCACGGCGAAGGTTACCACAACCACAG tGAGCAACGCGGCGAGTACGGGTGCGTCGTCAGCCACAAGCGCAGCGGGCGGCGGAGCGGGAGCGGGCGCGGGCGCGGCGTACGCGGGCGGAGCGTTGTACGGCGGAGCGTACGCCTATGACGAACAAATCATGCGAGGAACGCTACCGCACCATATG GGCGGATACTACGAGGTCGGCTACGGAGCTCGCGAAGGCACGTTCGGTCTGGGAGCGGGAGAGAGATTCGGCAGAACAGACGCCGCCTCACCACAACAG GTCCCGGCCGCCTTACCTCCCGGATACGCGTACTTCTATCAGCCACCGCCTACGTCCTATCAGTACGGAGTTTATCCACCT TACGGTGGTGGCTCAAGCGTGGGAGGCGTGGGAGGCGTAGGTGGCGTGGGCGGCGTAGGCGGAGTGGGCGGCGTGGGCGGTGTGGGCGTGTCAGGAGGTGGAAAAGTATCCGCTTACtcacaacaacaacaaccgCCCTACGACGGCCAGGACACGTATAAACCAG gcGGGCCTTACACGGGTAGTGCGAATAAGACGGGCGGAGGCGCCAATGATCTCACCAACACAATGTATGCCAAGACTCATGTAGCTCTCAACAAGGTCAAT AGTTACGAGAAGGCTGGTTTTCATAGCGGCACCCCGCCACCGTTCGGCGCTGGGTCACACCTGTACATACCGGCCCCTCCGCACCACCATCCCCACCACCACGCTCCGCAACAACACCag aTGGATGGTCGGCTCAACAGTAGTCATAATAGGCGG
- the LOC116773416 gene encoding protein lingerer isoform X3: MSLGARATKGGVKKDGKQDKGKVAEKPAPKEKTKPQATTEQLRMANMIDCKSEDASDVRRMVTELMEMTCRTEEEVCSALHDSDNDLQAACNLLLEESQRIQGEWQTSEKKKKKPSQPAGNGDAERERDARSRSGPRSRRGEGESNQPPGGGRGRGAGRGRGGSRGGRGAGRGARRGGPQRPHGHPRDVDWTHAPDTGGNIDSFPTTEDWDNEEWSGSLSDTKVFTPSSNALPAEAEPPAVTEDWESGEANGREHIPTYTYHNTHQHIPQLSNTNAVSAATTPVTTAAAKTDEGYGQHQPMGMSGSLSAAQTQYLSQFTTQARHDSGVYGGYGVYASEATRKQRVRVPPPSKIPSSAVEMPGGTETSSNMFIDVQFGALEPDALHEPPPPVQGAPPPTTTQSPTTSIQTNKQQVTSQADSQPVPSHETTTEAPSNSYPNANSMLSESISVVDPTPASQPVTSDTAVTNSSSLDKLSASMKQLGVSGTASPAAQDSHRHHYTHHRPKSVGQQQNVYAPHHVSHHPPVYGANVYAPQVNSTNASLTGASMASGYPSSVTLTQYQPIINSYQQQQTPSSTVSAVSVSAYGGSALYTAAPYTAPPAHHAYHHAPKHHKDSTQAPQYDSSVASSNSLTSTSTTQTSTAKVTTTTVSNAASTGASSATSAAGGGAGAGAGAAYAGGALYGGAYAYDEQIMRGTLPHHMGGYYEVGYGAREGTFGLGAGERFGRTDAASPQQVPAALPPGYAYFYQPPPTSYQYGVYPPYGGGSSVGGVGGVGGVGGVGGVGGVGGVGVSGGGKVSAYSQQQQPPYDGQDTYKPGGPYTGSANKTGGGANDLTNTMYAKTHVALNKVNSYEKAGFHSGTPPPFGAGSHLYIPAPPHHHPHHHAPQQHQMDGRLNSSHNRRESGSAGRSSSKPQSSKPTYSQSYWTPN; this comes from the exons ATGAGTTTGGGTGCTCGCGCCACCAAGGGTGGTGTGAAGAAAGACGGGAAGCAGGACAAAGGAAAGGTGGCCGAGAAACCTGCACCCAAGGAAAAGACTAAACCACAG gCAACCACAGAACAGCTAAGGATGGCCAACATGATTGACTGCAAGAGTGAAGACGCCTCCGATGTACGGAGAATG gTGACAGAGTTGATGGAAATGACCTGTCGCACCGAGGAGGAGGTGTGCTCGGCCCTTCATGACTCAGACAACGACCTGCAGGCTGCCTGCAACCTGCTGCTGGAGGAAAGCCAGCGGATACAG GGCGAGTGGCAGACCAGcgagaagaagaagaagaaaccTTCTCAGCCAGCCGGCAATGGCGATGCTGAACGGGAAAGAGATGCTCGCAGCAGATCGGGGCCTCGATCAC GCCGTGGCGAGGGCGAGTCCAACCAGCCCCCCGGCGGCGGTCGGGGGCGAGGTGCCGGGCGGGGGAGGGGTGGTTCCCGGGGGGGAAGGGGCGCCGGCCGGGGGGCGCGGCGGGGGGGTCCGCAGAGACCACACGGACATCCGCGTGACGTGGACTGGACACACGCACCTGACACCG GTGGTAACATTGATTCGTTCCCCACCACAGAGGATTGGGACAATGAGGAATGGTCGGGCTCTCTATCTGATACTaag GTGTTTACTCCCAGCTCCAACGCACTTCCGGCGGAAGCCGAGCCGCCGGCTGTCACG GAGGATTGGGAGTCTGGAGAGGCGAACGGCCGCGAACACATACCGACCTACACATACCACAACACACACCAACACATACCG cAACTGAGCAACACAAACGCCGTGTCGGCGGCTACTACGCCCGTGACGACCGCCGCCGCTAAGACGGACGAGGGATACGGACAACATCAG CCGATGGGTATGTCTGGTAGTCTCAGCGCGGCGCAGACACAGTACCTGTCTCAGTTCACCACGCAGGCCAGGCACGACTCGG gtgTGTACGGAGGTTACGGCGTGTACGCCAGTGAGGCGACCCGCAAGCAACGGGTTAGAGTGCCGCCGCCCTCAAAG ATACCATCGTCGGCGGTGGAGATGCCAGGTGGTACTGAGACATCGAGCAATATGTTCATCGACGTACAGTTTGGAGCCCTGGAACCCGACGCCCTACACGAGCCTCCGCCCCCCGTGCAGGGGGCGCCGCCTCCCACCACCACGCAATCACCTACAACCAGCATACAGACTAACAAACAG CAGGTAACGTCACAAGCTGACAGCCAGCCCGTACCAAGCCACGAGACGACGACGGAGGCGCCCAGCAATAGTTATCCTAATGCCAATAGTATG TTAAGTGAGAGTATATCAGTAGTGGACCCTACACCCGCCAGCCAGCCGGTCACCTCGGACACAGCGGTCACTAACAGTAGCT CGTTGGATAAGTTGTCGGCGTCAATGAAGCAGCTAGGCGTGTCGGGGACGGCCAGCCCGGCCGCACAGGACTCGCACCGACATCACTACACACACCACCGACCGAAg TCTGTAGGTCAACAACAGAACGTGTACGCGCCTCACCACGTGTCGCACCACCCGCCCGTGTACGGAGCTAATGTGTACGCGCCGCAG GTGAACTCAACGAACGCGTCGCTAACCGGTGCTTCAATGGCGAGCGGATATCCGTCCAGTGTTACTCTCACACAGTACCAACCGATCATCAACTCGTATCAG CAGCAACAGACGCCATCGTCGACGGTGTCAGCGGTGTCCGTGTCGGCGTACGGTGGTAGTGCGTTGTACACGGCCGCCCCTTACACCGCGCCGCCCGCGCACCACGCCTACCACCACGCGCCCAAACACCACAAGGACAGTACGCAGGCGCCGCAG TATGACAGTTCAGTGGCGTCCAGCAACAGCTTAACGAGCACCTCCACGACACAAACGTCCACGGCGAAGGTTACCACAACCACAG tGAGCAACGCGGCGAGTACGGGTGCGTCGTCAGCCACAAGCGCAGCGGGCGGCGGAGCGGGAGCGGGCGCGGGCGCGGCGTACGCGGGCGGAGCGTTGTACGGCGGAGCGTACGCCTATGACGAACAAATCATGCGAGGAACGCTACCGCACCATATG GGCGGATACTACGAGGTCGGCTACGGAGCTCGCGAAGGCACGTTCGGTCTGGGAGCGGGAGAGAGATTCGGCAGAACAGACGCCGCCTCACCACAACAG GTCCCGGCCGCCTTACCTCCCGGATACGCGTACTTCTATCAGCCACCGCCTACGTCCTATCAGTACGGAGTTTATCCACCT TACGGTGGTGGCTCAAGCGTGGGAGGCGTGGGAGGCGTAGGTGGCGTGGGCGGCGTAGGCGGAGTGGGCGGCGTGGGCGGTGTGGGCGTGTCAGGAGGTGGAAAAGTATCCGCTTACtcacaacaacaacaaccgCCCTACGACGGCCAGGACACGTATAAACCAG gcGGGCCTTACACGGGTAGTGCGAATAAGACGGGCGGAGGCGCCAATGATCTCACCAACACAATGTATGCCAAGACTCATGTAGCTCTCAACAAGGTCAAT AGTTACGAGAAGGCTGGTTTTCATAGCGGCACCCCGCCACCGTTCGGCGCTGGGTCACACCTGTACATACCGGCCCCTCCGCACCACCATCCCCACCACCACGCTCCGCAACAACACCag aTGGATGGTCGGCTCAACAGTAGTCATAATAGGCGG
- the LOC116773416 gene encoding protein lingerer isoform X5: MSLGARATKGGVKKDGKQDKGKVAEKPAPKEKTKPQATTEQLRMANMIDCKSEDASDVRRMVTELMEMTCRTEEEVCSALHDSDNDLQAACNLLLEESQRIQGEWQTSEKKKKKPSQPAGNGDAERERDARSRSGPRSRRGEGESNQPPGGGRGRGAGRGRGGSRGGRGAGRGARRGGPQRPHGHPRDVDWTHAPDTGGNIDSFPTTEDWDNEEWSGSLSDTKVFTPSSNALPAEAEPPAVTEDWESGEANGREHIPTYTYHNTHQHIPQLSNTNAVSAATTPVTTAAAKTDEGYGQHQPMGMSGSLSAAQTQYLSQFTTQARHDSGVYGGYGVYASEATRKQRVRVPPPSKIPSSAVEMPGGTETSSNMFIDVQFGALEPDALHEPPPPVQGAPPPTTTQSPTTSIQTNKQVTSQADSQPVPSHETTTEAPSNSYPNANSMLSESISVVDPTPASQPVTSDTAVTNSSSLDKLSASMKQLGVSGTASPAAQDSHRHHYTHHRPKSVGQQQNVYAPHHVSHHPPVYGANVYAPQVNSTNASLTGASMASGYPSSVTLTQYQPIINSYQQQQTPSSTVSAVSVSAYGGSALYTAAPYTAPPAHHAYHHAPKHHKDSTQAPQYDSSVASSNSLTSTSTTQTSTAKVTTTTVSNAASTGASSATSAAGGGAGAGAGAAYAGGALYGGAYAYDEQIMRGTLPHHMGGYYEVGYGAREGTFGLGAGERFGRTDAASPQQVPAALPPGYAYFYQPPPTSYQYGVYPPYGGGSSVGGVGGVGGVGGVGGVGGVGGVGVSGGGKVSAYSQQQQPPYDGQDTYKPGGPYTGSANKTGGGANDLTNTMYAKTHVALNKVNSYEKAGFHSGTPPPFGAGSHLYIPAPPHHHPHHHAPQQHQMDGRLNSSHNRRESGSAGRSSSKPQSSKPTYSQSYWTPN, translated from the exons ATGAGTTTGGGTGCTCGCGCCACCAAGGGTGGTGTGAAGAAAGACGGGAAGCAGGACAAAGGAAAGGTGGCCGAGAAACCTGCACCCAAGGAAAAGACTAAACCACAG gCAACCACAGAACAGCTAAGGATGGCCAACATGATTGACTGCAAGAGTGAAGACGCCTCCGATGTACGGAGAATG gTGACAGAGTTGATGGAAATGACCTGTCGCACCGAGGAGGAGGTGTGCTCGGCCCTTCATGACTCAGACAACGACCTGCAGGCTGCCTGCAACCTGCTGCTGGAGGAAAGCCAGCGGATACAG GGCGAGTGGCAGACCAGcgagaagaagaagaagaaaccTTCTCAGCCAGCCGGCAATGGCGATGCTGAACGGGAAAGAGATGCTCGCAGCAGATCGGGGCCTCGATCAC GCCGTGGCGAGGGCGAGTCCAACCAGCCCCCCGGCGGCGGTCGGGGGCGAGGTGCCGGGCGGGGGAGGGGTGGTTCCCGGGGGGGAAGGGGCGCCGGCCGGGGGGCGCGGCGGGGGGGTCCGCAGAGACCACACGGACATCCGCGTGACGTGGACTGGACACACGCACCTGACACCG GTGGTAACATTGATTCGTTCCCCACCACAGAGGATTGGGACAATGAGGAATGGTCGGGCTCTCTATCTGATACTaag GTGTTTACTCCCAGCTCCAACGCACTTCCGGCGGAAGCCGAGCCGCCGGCTGTCACG GAGGATTGGGAGTCTGGAGAGGCGAACGGCCGCGAACACATACCGACCTACACATACCACAACACACACCAACACATACCG cAACTGAGCAACACAAACGCCGTGTCGGCGGCTACTACGCCCGTGACGACCGCCGCCGCTAAGACGGACGAGGGATACGGACAACATCAG CCGATGGGTATGTCTGGTAGTCTCAGCGCGGCGCAGACACAGTACCTGTCTCAGTTCACCACGCAGGCCAGGCACGACTCGG gtgTGTACGGAGGTTACGGCGTGTACGCCAGTGAGGCGACCCGCAAGCAACGGGTTAGAGTGCCGCCGCCCTCAAAG ATACCATCGTCGGCGGTGGAGATGCCAGGTGGTACTGAGACATCGAGCAATATGTTCATCGACGTACAGTTTGGAGCCCTGGAACCCGACGCCCTACACGAGCCTCCGCCCCCCGTGCAGGGGGCGCCGCCTCCCACCACCACGCAATCACCTACAACCAGCATACAGACTAACAAACAG GTAACGTCACAAGCTGACAGCCAGCCCGTACCAAGCCACGAGACGACGACGGAGGCGCCCAGCAATAGTTATCCTAATGCCAATAGTATG TTAAGTGAGAGTATATCAGTAGTGGACCCTACACCCGCCAGCCAGCCGGTCACCTCGGACACAGCGGTCACTAACAGTAGCT CGTTGGATAAGTTGTCGGCGTCAATGAAGCAGCTAGGCGTGTCGGGGACGGCCAGCCCGGCCGCACAGGACTCGCACCGACATCACTACACACACCACCGACCGAAg TCTGTAGGTCAACAACAGAACGTGTACGCGCCTCACCACGTGTCGCACCACCCGCCCGTGTACGGAGCTAATGTGTACGCGCCGCAG GTGAACTCAACGAACGCGTCGCTAACCGGTGCTTCAATGGCGAGCGGATATCCGTCCAGTGTTACTCTCACACAGTACCAACCGATCATCAACTCGTATCAG CAGCAACAGACGCCATCGTCGACGGTGTCAGCGGTGTCCGTGTCGGCGTACGGTGGTAGTGCGTTGTACACGGCCGCCCCTTACACCGCGCCGCCCGCGCACCACGCCTACCACCACGCGCCCAAACACCACAAGGACAGTACGCAGGCGCCGCAG TATGACAGTTCAGTGGCGTCCAGCAACAGCTTAACGAGCACCTCCACGACACAAACGTCCACGGCGAAGGTTACCACAACCACAG tGAGCAACGCGGCGAGTACGGGTGCGTCGTCAGCCACAAGCGCAGCGGGCGGCGGAGCGGGAGCGGGCGCGGGCGCGGCGTACGCGGGCGGAGCGTTGTACGGCGGAGCGTACGCCTATGACGAACAAATCATGCGAGGAACGCTACCGCACCATATG GGCGGATACTACGAGGTCGGCTACGGAGCTCGCGAAGGCACGTTCGGTCTGGGAGCGGGAGAGAGATTCGGCAGAACAGACGCCGCCTCACCACAACAG GTCCCGGCCGCCTTACCTCCCGGATACGCGTACTTCTATCAGCCACCGCCTACGTCCTATCAGTACGGAGTTTATCCACCT TACGGTGGTGGCTCAAGCGTGGGAGGCGTGGGAGGCGTAGGTGGCGTGGGCGGCGTAGGCGGAGTGGGCGGCGTGGGCGGTGTGGGCGTGTCAGGAGGTGGAAAAGTATCCGCTTACtcacaacaacaacaaccgCCCTACGACGGCCAGGACACGTATAAACCAG gcGGGCCTTACACGGGTAGTGCGAATAAGACGGGCGGAGGCGCCAATGATCTCACCAACACAATGTATGCCAAGACTCATGTAGCTCTCAACAAGGTCAAT AGTTACGAGAAGGCTGGTTTTCATAGCGGCACCCCGCCACCGTTCGGCGCTGGGTCACACCTGTACATACCGGCCCCTCCGCACCACCATCCCCACCACCACGCTCCGCAACAACACCag aTGGATGGTCGGCTCAACAGTAGTCATAATAGGCGG